A DNA window from Actinokineospora baliensis contains the following coding sequences:
- a CDS encoding antitoxin: MGIDFNQLRQQAESLVEQHGDKIEQGVEKAGELVKGKFGHESQVDAVVDKIQDLIPDKPQNQGDQA; the protein is encoded by the coding sequence ATGGGCATCGACTTCAACCAGCTCAGGCAGCAGGCGGAGAGCCTGGTCGAGCAGCACGGGGACAAGATCGAGCAGGGCGTCGAGAAGGCGGGCGAGCTGGTCAAGGGCAAGTTCGGCCACGAGTCGCAGGTCGACGCCGTCGTCGACAAGATCCAGGACCTCATCCCGGACAAGCCGCAGAACCAGGGCGACCAGGCGTGA
- a CDS encoding putative glycolipid-binding domain-containing protein: MSSPTSTERVEHAARLRNPTVVTWHGTEPTSLESVRLLLADGRVRASGRLIVAADRSTGAEAYSASYEAAVDRGEEAGRLLLRTTTAEQERQISLSRAEDGTWLVDHGNTSTRDHFGGSVTVHVAGAITFVTLPIRRLGLHRTPGEFAIPVVHVSLPDLQVRLVDQTYRTISVDEHGAVIAFTQGEFSTELKVDSDGVVVDYPGVATRV; encoded by the coding sequence GTGAGCTCACCGACCTCGACCGAGCGGGTGGAGCACGCGGCCCGGCTGCGCAACCCCACCGTCGTCACCTGGCACGGCACCGAGCCCACCTCGCTGGAGTCGGTGCGGTTGCTGCTCGCCGACGGCCGGGTCCGCGCTTCGGGCAGGCTCATCGTGGCCGCGGACCGCTCGACCGGGGCCGAGGCGTACAGCGCCTCTTACGAAGCCGCCGTCGACCGAGGTGAGGAAGCGGGCAGGCTCCTGCTCCGCACCACCACCGCGGAGCAGGAGCGGCAGATCTCGTTGAGCCGGGCCGAGGACGGCACTTGGCTCGTCGACCACGGCAACACCTCCACGCGCGACCACTTCGGCGGCTCGGTGACGGTGCACGTGGCAGGCGCCATCACCTTCGTCACCTTGCCGATCCGGCGGCTGGGGCTGCACCGCACCCCCGGTGAGTTCGCGATCCCGGTGGTGCACGTGTCGCTGCCGGATCTGCAGGTTCGACTGGTCGACCAGACCTATAGGACGATCTCGGTCGACGAGCACGGGGCAGTCATCGCGTTCACCCAGGGCGAGTTCAGCACGGAACTCAAGGTGGACTCCGACGGCGTCGTAGTGGACTACCCGGGCGTCGCGACGCGCGTCTAG